The proteins below are encoded in one region of Nitrosomonas ureae:
- the gluQRS gene encoding tRNA glutamyl-Q(34) synthetase GluQRS has translation MIEKNYRGRFAPSPTGLLHFGSLVAAVGSYLDAKFNQGKWLVRIEDIDFQREVPGAVSEFLFVLESLGMEWDEEVVFQSRRLEAYQKALDRLEKQNLIYPCTCSRKEISDSSIIGLGGPIYPGTCLKNPSLSDKACSLRIQTNQNEIQFQDILKGPYTQKLRREIGDFVLRRADGIYAYQLAVVVDDAEQGITHVVRGADLLDSTPRQIFLQRSLGYSTPRYMHLPVVTNAAGEKLSKQTNAEPIDIANALPQLVKALCFLGQKPPAVILEGDIPSFWQWARENWQVNLIPR, from the coding sequence ATGATAGAAAAAAATTATCGTGGTCGGTTTGCGCCATCTCCAACAGGGCTCTTGCATTTTGGTTCACTGGTTGCGGCTGTCGGCAGTTATCTCGATGCAAAATTTAATCAAGGTAAGTGGTTGGTCAGGATTGAAGATATAGATTTTCAGCGTGAAGTGCCTGGAGCCGTAAGTGAATTCTTATTTGTACTGGAAAGTCTGGGTATGGAGTGGGATGAGGAAGTTGTTTTTCAAAGCCGGCGTCTTGAAGCCTATCAGAAAGCACTGGATAGATTAGAGAAACAGAATTTAATATATCCGTGTACTTGTTCAAGAAAAGAAATTTCTGATTCCAGCATCATCGGTCTTGGTGGCCCAATCTACCCTGGGACGTGTTTGAAAAATCCTTCTTTATCAGACAAAGCATGTTCACTGCGTATTCAAACGAATCAAAATGAAATTCAATTTCAAGATATTTTAAAAGGCCCGTATACACAAAAACTCAGGCGGGAAATTGGAGATTTTGTACTACGCCGGGCTGACGGTATATATGCTTATCAATTGGCCGTTGTGGTCGATGATGCTGAGCAGGGTATCACGCATGTTGTTCGTGGTGCGGATCTTCTGGATTCTACGCCGCGCCAAATATTTCTACAGCGATCGTTAGGTTATAGTACGCCGCGATATATGCATCTTCCGGTCGTAACCAATGCTGCGGGTGAGAAACTCAGTAAACAAACCAATGCCGAGCCAATTGATATTGCAAATGCCTTGCCGCAATTGGTTAAGGCACTGTGTTTTCTGGGACAGAAACCTCCGGCGGTAATTCTTGAAGGAGATATCCCTTCTTTTTGGCAGTGGGCTAGAGAAAACTGGCAAGTCAATCTTATTCCTCGATAA
- a CDS encoding polyketide cyclase gives MLGLFKDSPVIGKASTIIQSPADKLFNFIGNDLLINYPRWSPEVKELEKLTDGPIQLGTVCRQVRIDQGNRSESTFKVKIFDVGTRICFEGTSNPYRCDYVMESVNASDSKITFTFELLSLDLHVRPFEKLVRIAVQDGTERTVKNIKKIIEADLASLK, from the coding sequence ATGCTTGGTTTGTTTAAAGATAGTCCTGTAATAGGCAAGGCCAGTACAATTATTCAAAGTCCGGCAGATAAGCTTTTCAATTTCATTGGTAATGATTTGCTTATTAACTACCCCAGATGGTCACCTGAAGTTAAGGAACTGGAGAAATTGACGGATGGCCCAATACAGCTGGGAACGGTATGCCGTCAAGTACGCATTGACCAAGGCAATCGATCTGAATCAACTTTCAAAGTTAAAATTTTTGATGTTGGTACACGCATTTGTTTTGAAGGAACATCCAATCCCTATCGATGTGACTATGTGATGGAATCAGTCAATGCGTCTGATAGCAAAATAACATTTACCTTTGAGCTGCTGAGCCTTGATCTTCATGTGAGGCCTTTTGAGAAACTGGTACGCATAGCAGTTCAGGACGGAACGGAAAGAACCGTAAAAAATATCAAAAAAATTATTGAAGCAGATTTGGCCAGCTTAAAATAA
- a CDS encoding NAD(P)/FAD-dependent oxidoreductase: protein MAFLPFNITKQKKLRVIIVGGGYAGLAALTNLLQFAPDTDITLIDPRTQHLKITHLHETFRYPLTDLLFSFGDLEIRYGCRHVLASVDLDQNTLQDCQDSKQLILDDAVLNFDYMIIASGCENSASGLMDSKNVLSLSDFTAANGSDLLGNFLDQNNVPNQAISVVGGGATGIQFLFEIKQFLMRKKYKIKLRLIHSGGRVLEQFPDGFGTYAESRMRDLEIAFYPDTYYSYQDSDKIFLTEKITKKQFELPSSMAILFLGKKQQKTYTANAFGQIIINRKPLQNIFTAGDCSYYQSPGSNTRTAQSAVRKGKLVARNILRHSGFPGLLEPYIHHELGYVVSIGAADAVGWLVSEGNIITGIPALTIKELVEAQYDLLLAGIDTYLV, encoded by the coding sequence GTGGCTTTTTTGCCTTTTAATATAACCAAACAAAAAAAACTGAGAGTGATTATTGTAGGCGGAGGATATGCAGGGCTTGCTGCATTGACCAATCTGTTGCAATTTGCTCCCGATACGGATATCACACTCATAGATCCTAGAACGCAGCATCTGAAGATTACGCATTTGCATGAAACATTTAGGTATCCTCTAACAGATTTATTGTTTTCATTTGGTGATTTAGAGATTCGTTACGGATGCAGGCATGTGCTGGCATCAGTGGATCTTGATCAAAATACGTTGCAGGATTGTCAAGACAGCAAACAATTAATTCTTGATGATGCGGTTCTGAATTTTGATTATATGATCATTGCATCCGGCTGCGAAAATAGTGCATCAGGTCTTATGGATTCAAAAAATGTATTGAGCTTGTCTGATTTTACTGCCGCAAATGGATCTGATCTATTAGGAAATTTTCTTGATCAAAACAATGTTCCGAATCAAGCGATTTCTGTTGTAGGGGGAGGGGCAACCGGCATACAGTTTCTGTTTGAGATAAAGCAATTCCTGATGCGTAAGAAATATAAAATAAAATTACGTCTGATTCATTCAGGCGGGCGTGTTCTTGAGCAATTTCCTGATGGTTTTGGTACGTATGCTGAATCTCGTATGCGTGATTTGGAGATTGCTTTTTACCCTGACACATACTACAGTTATCAGGATTCTGATAAGATTTTTCTGACCGAAAAAATAACAAAAAAGCAATTTGAATTACCGTCCAGTATGGCAATTTTGTTTCTGGGTAAAAAGCAGCAAAAGACTTATACGGCTAACGCTTTTGGACAGATAATAATTAACCGGAAGCCGTTACAGAATATTTTTACGGCCGGTGATTGTTCGTACTATCAATCTCCGGGATCAAATACGCGGACGGCACAATCAGCTGTTCGTAAAGGAAAGCTAGTGGCGCGCAATATATTGCGCCATTCAGGTTTTCCTGGACTGCTTGAGCCTTATATACACCACGAATTAGGCTATGTAGTAAGCATTGGAGCCGCGGATGCTGTTGGTTGGTTGGTTTCGGAAGGAAACATTATCACCGGTATTCCGGCGCTGACAATAAAAGAGCTCGTAGAAGCCCAATATGACTTATTATTGGCGGGAATCGATACTTACTTGGTTTAG
- a CDS encoding PAS domain-containing protein produces MDFIVEKDPGLIPQVLSKILDSCVNGVTLADPDQEDLPLVYVNKAFEIITGYTLAETVGKNCRFLQGSEHDQSGVMQLREAIKNKKSVEVVLRNYRKNGELFYNHLLVSPLFDSNENLLYFLGVQYDITPQIRAEEEIKALKEQLAALKK; encoded by the coding sequence ATGGATTTTATCGTTGAAAAAGACCCTGGATTGATTCCACAAGTATTGTCCAAGATTCTTGATTCGTGCGTCAATGGAGTGACACTGGCCGATCCTGACCAAGAGGATTTGCCTTTGGTGTATGTTAATAAGGCATTTGAAATTATAACGGGTTATACATTGGCGGAGACCGTGGGTAAGAATTGCCGTTTCTTACAGGGAAGTGAGCATGATCAATCAGGTGTTATGCAACTCCGGGAAGCCATTAAGAATAAAAAATCTGTAGAAGTGGTATTGAGAAACTATCGCAAAAATGGCGAACTATTTTATAACCATCTGCTGGTGTCCCCACTTTTTGATTCAAACGAAAATTTACTCTATTTCCTCGGGGTACAGTACGATATTACTCCGCAAATCCGGGCGGAAGAAGAAATCAAAGCACTGAAGGAACAGTTGGCGGCACTTAAGAAATAA